The stretch of DNA actatcaacataatatcaatgatttatactaaagaagacgagacatttcagtgaGTGCACTCTTGaattgttggttattatcttaaatatcattatagatagagataaactgtagagaGCAATAATGTGCAGCAAAGTAAGGAGCTATTgtcttttatagtaaattttaaaaaaaattgtaactttttgtaatcttacaaaaatcttctcctctgaaactactgagacaaatttaaccaaacttggtcacaatcattattATGGTATCTTGTTTATAACATGTGTGCAATGACCCTGCCCACCAATCAACATGgttgacatggctaaaaatagaacataggggttaattcagtttttggtttatatctctgaaactaaagcatacagagcaaatttgacatgggtAAATATGTTACaacaggttaagatctatctaaaTGAATCCTGaatttttcagacaaatcagacaagcctttgttggattgctgcccctgaattaatTATTCTAAGGAAAATTTGCGgaatttggttattatcttgaatattattataggtagagttaaactgtaaacagtaattatgctcagcaaagtaagatctacaaataagtcaacatgaccaaaatttgcAATTGACCCCAAAAGGAGTTAGTGTcctttaaagtttaatttaacaatttttgtaatctcttctcctgaaacaactgagacaaatttaaccaaacttggctacaatcaaattagggtatctagttaaaaaaaatgtgtcccatCACTCTGCTTGCCcaccaacatggctaaaaatagaacataggggggaaatgtattttttaatttatatctctgaaactaaaaatcaacaaaagtataacggttgcattatttcatgcatcaattgtaaataaaaatatcaggtgagcgatacaggctccttagggcctctagttttttttgcaaaaaaagaaaatgtttgaagaaattttctttttaatttctaaaatcttGAGAAcaaattgccccccccccctccccctccccccaaaaaaaatgtcTTTCCCTCTAGATATGGTCATTATCTCatttcaaatttccaatggagaTTGCAACCATAAcaacccatttaaatacatcataagtcttaaaacaagaggctctcaagagcctgaatcgctcaccttaattcttttagttaaatctctcatcaatgattattttggcttttcaatttatttaaatgttttttggatcgtcctattttcttcaaaagtaaaaaaaaataatcattttctcctatgttctattttagccataggagctatgtttcttgacatacaaggaaataaaatataaaatttatactagatactctgaaactcatttaggcTTAGTTTgactgaaattgatacagcagtttcaaaggagaagattttttaaagtaagtcaacatgatgaacaaattgtgaaaaaagtctttaaagggcaataactccttaaggggtcaattgacaattttggtcaaattgacttaattgaagatcttactttgctgaacattattgctgtttacagtttatttctatctataattatattcaagataataaacaaaaacagcaaaatttccttaaaattatcaattcaggggcagcaacccaacaacaggttgtctgattcatctgaaaatttcagggcagatagatcttgacctgataaacaatattacccatgtcagatttgctctaaatgctttggtttttgagttataagccaaaaactgcatttgacccctatgttctatttttagtaatggcgaccatgtttgttgatagatcataacttcggatacaatttacaaactagatatataccctaaggaacattcagttaaagtttggaagtatttggcccagtagtttcaaaggagaagatttttgtaaaagattactaagatttacgaaaaatggtcaaaaattgactataaatataaagggcaataactcctaaaggggtcaactgaccatttccgtcatgttgacttatttgtaaatcttactttgctgaacattattgctgtgtacagtttatctctatctataataatattcaagataataaccaaaaacagcaaaatttctttaaaattaccaattcaggggcagtaacccaacaacaggttgtctgattcatctgaaaatttcagggcagatagatcttgacctgataaacaatattatcccatgtcagatttgctccaaatgctttggttttttgagttataagccaaaaactgcatttgacccctatgttctatttttagcaatagCGACTATGTTtattgatagatcacaacttcggatacaatttacaaactagataccctaaggaacattcagttaaagtttggaagtatttggccaagtagtttcagaggagaagatttttgtaaaagattactaagatttacgaaaaatggttaaaaattgactataaagggcaataactcctaaaggggtcaactggccatttccgtcatgttgacttatttgtaaatcttactttgctgaacattattcctgtttacagtttatctctatctataataatattcaagataataaccaaaaacagcaaaatttccttaaaattaccaattcaggggcagcaacccaacaacgggttgtctgattcatctgaaaatttcagggcagatagatcttgacctaataaacaatagtacccctgtcagatttgctctaaatgctttggtttttgagttataagccaaaaactgcatttgaaccctatgttctatttttagcaatggcgaccatgtttgttgatagatcaaaacttccgatacaatttataaattagataccctaaagaacattcagttaaagtttgaaagtatttggcacagtagtttcagaggagaagattcttgaaatagtttacgacgacagacgacgacaaacgccaagtgatggcataagctcacttgtcccttcgggacaggtgagctaataaaaaatgacatacataatcaTGGCTTATATTAAATTACCTTcatcaacatttttaaaatagtaACTTCAAAAGTAAATTGACAGCTAAGCACCTTAAGACAAtaaatttctttatacataatttaaaagcagtgtaaaggGAGGTTATTCAAATAATGTTgtgtttgaattacctcccttacactgattttaatttatatttgtacaatGTACTTGAGTAATTGTCCATAAACCAGGACACCCTTGTTTTACcccctttttgcccctaattcctatacagtttgagccataacccaCTAAAGCCAATTCTTACCattcctttgtggtatggaaacttgtggtaattttagagagatccatatatACACCATTCCACAAGTTGCAAATGTAttatctggaaactagaaaaattaaTATTTGGGACCCCTTTTggaccataacccctaaaatcaatcccaaccttcctttttaggtcataaaccttgtgtttaaatttcatagatttcttttaacTAATACttaaaagttattgtctggaaaccaaagtCTTTGGACGAtgacgacatgataccaatatatgaacGACTGCAAATTTTTTTGCGGTTGtaaaaaacaggtgtaatcatgattacttttagattaaattcaaatatatacttgctgattacaaattttatgtaatttttttttatatatatatgtacaagcATGCATACATAAAAAATCCTCAATCTAATGTTCACTAAGCATGATAGATCATGGATCAATGTGATTAATCTTATTACACAATTTAACTGATggatttaatattatatatgtacacagacatatataatatttgtcaaattgtcaaattgacttaattgaagatcttactttgctgaacattattgctgtttacagtttatttctatctataattatattcaagataataaacaaaaacagcaaaatttccttaaaattatcaattcaggggcagcaacccaacaacgggttgtctgattcatctgaaaatttcagggcagatagatcttgacctgataaacaatataacccatgtcagatttgctctaaatgctttggtttttgagttataagccaaaaactgcatttgacccctatgttctatttttagcaatggcgaccatgtttgttgacagatcataacttcggatataatttacaaactagataccctaaggaacattcaattaaagtttggaagtatttggcccagtagtttcataggagaagaattttgtaaaagatttctacccctgtgagatgataatgaataattcatgaatatgcatgaacatttcatgaactgttcatgaacagatttcatgaacagttcatcatatcttcatgaacatttgatgagcaattcatgaactgaaaatcgacagtaatgttcatgaactttaatgttcatgaacaattcatgaacaagaaaggttcatgagcatttaaatgttcatgaacaacAATGATCATGAAccctttcttgttcatgaattgttcatgaactttgttcataaattgttcatgaacattgaAGTTCATGAACACTTAAATGTTCATGAActttcttgttcatgaattgttcCAGTAGATTCCACTGGAATTATCACTGGTAAATCCACAAACTgattaactaatataaaaattatgtgtGATATATAAACTTCTCTTCCTTTCTGTAATTCAAAACTTGCTGTCTCTGTATTTCCAACAATAATTGCTGAATAAAGGTATTAAAATGGAGTCTGCATAAAATCTGTTTCATATCATTGCTGGCAGCTCATATTTAATCCcctaaaagtacaaaaatatccACAAAGAATCAATTGTTCAAGAGGTAATGATTGTATGAAGCAATACATTCAATAGAAACAACATTATGCATCTTAAATTGCATTGGAAGTTTAAGTTAAACTCAAATttagtacccccccccccctctttaaCCCTTGAAGATGAAACTGGCGACTTAAATTATTATTAACGTTTCACCAAGTTAATTTACGATGAATATTATTCACACAATTTAATTTCTACATATCAGATTATCATATATACCCATGTACCATTTACATGTCAGATTACGATATGTCTGTTATGAATGTGACAACAATATATCAATTTATCATTCTTCATTAATTTATTGTCTGCCTAAACTTTCTGATGTTTTGCTCAGATTAAAAtcctaaatgttttatattgccTCAACAAATTGTATTTCATAATCATTATATGTTAAATCAAATACTTATCTGAAAACATCTGCGTTTGGATTCTCCATTTTTGTTATCCAGCGTAAtcatatgacgtcatatttgcaAGTGCGTTTAAGTCAAGGTGTCAATCTCGTCCCATATAATATCGGCCCGAAGTTGATTCGTCCCTGTTATGGTATTTCAGTGAACTTCTCAAAATCGGTCGACCGTTGGACTACGGAAACAGCCGATTTGCGGGGTTTGCCggtttgtaaaaatttaaaaccacaagagttacttccccttaataTGGGTGTTTGAGaatgttttgaaaatgtatttcactttcattaaaatatacgttttccttttaaaattttagttttgtatataatatcTATCTTAAAATACAGCTACAACTTCTATttcatcttattttatttttttattttgcaggaataaaaaaataaaaacaccatACATTTATGATATTTCACGAATAATTAGGTAAAATGTTCTACTCTGAAACGTCGAAACGGTATGTTTGATACTCATTTATTCGTGTGATGTAAGTTATAAATGTTACAcctagtgattcatcaaaacttcatgaccattcataaatacttttaatgaacatttcatgaatttttatgagcagctagtgattcatcaaaacttcatgaacattcataaatacttttaatgaacatttcatgaatttttatgagcagctagtgattcatcaaaacttcatgaacattcataaaatacttttaatgaacagttcatgaattaaattcatgaaccttcatttatgaattatttatgaattttcatgtACCATTCATGAACATTCACGAACCATTCATGATAGTTCATGAAGTCATGAATTTCTTCTCGCCGGggtaagatttacgaaaaatggttaaaaattgactataaagggcaataactcctaaaggggtcaactgaccatttccgtcatgttgacttatttgtaaatcttactttgctgaacattattgctgtttacagtttatctctctctataattatattcaagataataaccaaaaacagcaaaatttccttaaaattatcaattcaggggcagcaacccaacaacaggttgtctgattcatctgaaaatttcagggcagatagatcttgacctgataaacaatataaccccggtcagatttgctctaaatgctttggtttttgagttataagccaaaaactgtatttaacccctatgttctatttttagcaatggcgaccatgtttgttgatagatcaaaacttcggatacaatttataaataagttaccctaaggaacattcagttaaagtttgaaagtatttggcccagtagtttcagaggagaagattcttgaaatagtttacgacgacagacgacggacgacagacgacgacggacgccaagtgatggcataagctcacttgtcccttcgggacaggtgagctaacaaatacattgtaatttgtacattgtatattaatacttttgtacatgtacagtgtacatTTGTAAAGTTAAACTTCTATAAAGTTCAAAGAGAAAATTATCACAGATTAtttctataatttaattttgaagttTGGTACAGATTTCATAAGCATGACAAGAATTCAAGAAACATTTGGAGTTAGTCATGAATTTTATCTAAAAAATGATGATGATTGACATTTGATGAGTTACAGCCTCttactgtatacatgtatgtacatttgtaGGTGATGATATGTAAATGTACATAGTCATTGTAGGTGTTCAGTTGAAATTCttgtatgatacatgtatatcattctGTAAATGTATGCGTCACTTATGTTTCTCACTATCACGACTATTTATTTCAGCTGGTTCAAGTTACGGAAGAAATGTCACAATAGTATTTTATACCATGAGTACAGGTTTACTCAATTTTATAGGAATAAACTCTGAGATGAGACAGATGGTTATGttttttattaacatgattaactatCAGAAGGCTGAATATATGTCTCTTCATTCATACTTATTCTAGTCACTCTTGCACCATAATAGTCAATTATGTAATCTGAGCCATCAGAAGGCATAACAACTTGAGCCGCAATTAGCAATATGTCAACTAGTTgtccaagaaaaaaaaatccaagtgTTGAAAATTTCAGAAGTCCTATCGCTGGATATCCAAGATAAAATCTGTCTATTCCAAACATTCCTAAAAAGACAGACAACAGAAGCGCTGTTTCAAAAGAATGTCCATTTGTCCATCTGCATGAGACATTCTTGTTAAATCCTGGAGTTGTTCCATTAAAAGTCACTTCAGCCCCACCATATTTTGAAGATTTGCATGTCACATTAGCTGCCGGCATGCACTCCACTGGAACAGTTTTTGTGTGTTTATCACAATTCTCCTCACTTTGAGTTTCTACATCTACAATTGGCTCTTTGCATATATACTGACCCAGTTGCAAATTTTCACAAGGCACAGCTTCCTCAAAAGATATTGCATACACTATCACATTTGTATAGAATAGAGTCAAGATGTGAATTGTCAATACACTTATCAAGtaatttttgatatattttaagtAGTTCATCTTTGTTTAGTCTCATAACTAGTATAAACTATAAGATATCACCTTATCATTATGAAAAAGTACTTTCAATTTCGttcagttgttgtttgttgacaaTTAACCGGAAATGATACTGAGTTGTCTAACATAGAAAAATATTACGCAAAATAATCCGGAGCGTCTTTTTACCACCACCCGTGGGTTTTCGTCCTAAAAAGTTGATATtatatgcatttttgttttgttttgaatcaaaagatataaaaagtatatttgaaaatatatatatataccatatttttttgtcaaacagTGCCTGTTTTTGCTAAagaatatattttcattattattaaacCGGATATACATACGCAGGTGTTGTTGGTCACCTTCCTAAAACGTGCATTACcaaaatttttatttgaaaagcaAACAAATTATGTCTTCAAGTTCAAGTGAAGGTATTTCTTCAGATAATGATTCTGAAATTGAAATACTAGCTACAGAAGCTTGTAATAAGATGAAGAAGTtgttagaaaaatcaaataacactGGGAAAAAGAGACAAATGACCCGGACTGGTAATAGGAAAATGAAATGTGACACTATAAATGAAAGTGAGGAAGCACAATCTAGTCCAAACACTTTTGACTTTGTTATTGATAAAACACCTCTAAGGTTTGGGAATGACGAAGACACCAAAACATCACAACATGCTACAGAGTTGGGGACTGGAATACCAGAGACTGATGACAAAGCTGAAGATAATCCAAGTCTTAATTCAAACAAAGCAAAAAAGAAAGTGTAAGACATTAGTTACCTTAAGGAATCAGGCTGTGTTTGCCCAAAAACATGTCCACCCCAAAGCAAGTTTGCCCTGTTTCTCTTTTGGCAAACTACACATTCAGATctagtctgagattactctgaAGTCCAAGGTTAGGCAgtccaacagctgttttgccagacaaggtAAGGCCATTGGACGGTCTCAGCTTGTCTGGAAAAACAGCCATTGGACAATGTTGGATGTCAGTGTAATCTTGGACTAATTCAGACCCAAAGTCCCTTTGCATCCTACATGTTCGCATCCTTTTAATTGCTTTTTTGTCTAATAATTTTGTTGTCaggctgttaaaaacaattatcttgcatgtttttcttttaaaattttaattctttgtactcataccaagctaaatacatgcagtatttacaaaatgtacatgtttaaccccaccgcaattttgtgcctgtcccaagtaaggagcctctggcctttgttagtcttgtatatatttaattttagtttcttgtgtataattcagagtttagtatgatgtccattatcactgaactagtatacatattttttaaggggccagctggagtttctcgctgcattgaacatgtcgaagacccattggtggccttc from Mytilus galloprovincialis chromosome 2, xbMytGall1.hap1.1, whole genome shotgun sequence encodes:
- the LOC143062832 gene encoding TM2 domain-containing protein 1-like codes for the protein MNYLKYIKNYLISVLTIHILTLFYTNVIVYAISFEEAVPCENLQLGQYICKEPIVDVETQSEENCDKHTKTVPVECMPAANVTCKSSKYGGAEVTFNGTTPGFNKNVSCRWTNGHSFETALLLSVFLGMFGIDRFYLGYPAIGLLKFSTLGFFFLGQLVDILLIAAQVVMPSDGSDYIIDYYGARVTRISMNEETYIQPSDS